From Brassica oleracea var. oleracea cultivar TO1000 chromosome C3, BOL, whole genome shotgun sequence, a single genomic window includes:
- the LOC106328397 gene encoding probable LRR receptor-like serine/threonine-protein kinase At2g16250, producing MVDRHRSSLFLILSLLCLVLSVDLVVVVDERLTLLRLRSTLGLRGTDWPIKGDPCRLWRGIQCNSNGSIVGINISGLRRTRLGKQNPRFSVDPLVNLTSLAYFNASGFSLPGSLPDWFGVSLKSLRVLDLSSCSVTGIIPVTLGNLATLRSLNLSCNGLTGSVPSSFGGLLSISEIDLSANYLTGPITPGVGLLSKLMYLNLSSNSFSSSIPPELGDLVDLVVLDLSINSLSGSVPKELGKLTNLRKMVISDNLLSGALPADWFGANSKLESLVLRENGFSGNIPDAYWSLPMLKILDIARNNITGMLPNSSSGPNQIDAVVVDISSNTFYGELTGILTRFSTMDLSGNFFEGKVPDYVLRANASVTSNCLQNEKTQKSSEDCSSFYSSKGLDFDDFGRPNATSEKASSGISRRTVIILVAVGGGIGFILIFILSPILVALWIRRRGNNDRPTKPVNEASQPPKGVSQTIDLSRLGNAFAFEQLLQATEEFSEANLIKHGHSGSLFRGFLDNGTQIVIKKINMKGGKNEGYVSELEVLSKAGHHQRLVPFLGHCLENESQKVLVYKYMRNGDLGSALFRKSDNEGGDGLKSLDWITRLKIALGAAEGLAYLHHECSPPLVHRDMQASSILLDDKFEVRLGSLSEVYAQGDVYQSRISRLLRLPQSTEASSSGAANATCSYDVYCFGKVLLELVTGKLGISSPDNAEAKAYMEEALRYISTNEKELVTKILDSSLMVDEDLLEEVWAMAIIAKSCLNPKPTRRPLMRHIVNALENPLKVVREDNSSGSGGSSRLRINSSRGSWNAAVFGSWRQSASDVQAGGTTSGGGGGGGNGNSGSQGSSGRNNNNGNSSSRRRQSSEIVPEPAGYGGAV from the exons ATGGTTGATCGTCACAGAAGCTCATTGTTCTTGATCTTGTCTTTATTGTGTTTGGTACTTTCGGTCGACTTAGTTGTCGTTGTCGACGAGCGTCTCACTCTACTCCGTCTCAGGTCCACTCTCGGGCTACGAGGAACAGACTGGCCGATCAAAGGCGACCCTTGCCGTCTCTGGAGAGGGATACAATGCAACAGCAACGGAAGCATCGTCGGGATCAACATCTCAGGCCTCAGGAGAACAAGACTCGGCAAGCAAAACCCGCGATTCTCCGTTGATCCGCTCGTTAACCTCACCAGCTTAGCTTACTTCAACGCCTCTGGATTCTCGCTACCTGGCTCTCTCCCCGATTGGTTCGGCGTTAGTTTAAAGTCATTGCGCGTCTTGGATCTCAGCTCTTGTTCTGTTACTGGTATCATCCCCGTGACGCTCGGTAACCTCGCTACCTTGAGGAGTTTGAACCTCTCTTGTAACGGTCTAACCGGTTCGGTTCCCAGCAGTTTTGGGGGTTTGTTGAGTATATCCGAGATTGATCTTTCTGCTAATTACCTCACTGGTCCGATCACTCCCGGTGTTGGATTGTTATCGAAGCTTATGTATTTGAACCTCTCCAGCAATAGCTTCTCTTCTTCGATTCCTCCGGAGTTAGGTGATCTCGTCGATCTTGTTGTTCTTGATCTCAGCATTAACTCGTTGTCTGGTTCGGTTCCTAAAGAGCTTGGGAAGTTAACGAATCTGAGGAAGATGGTGATTAGTGATAACCTCTTGAGCGGAGCTTTACCAGCTGACTGGTTTGGTGCTAATAGCAAACTTGAGAGTTTGGTTCTGAGAGAAAATGGCTTCTCCGGTAATATACCTGATGCGTATTGGTCTTTGCCTATGTTAAAGATCCTTGATATCGCTAGGAACAACATCACAGGAATGCTACCAAACTCTAGCTCTGGTCCGAACCAGATCGATGCAGTGGTGGTTGATATCTCCTCGAACACGTTCTACGGCGAGCTCACAGGGATTCTCACAAGGTTCAGCACCATGGACCTCTCTGGTAACTTCTTTGAAGGTAAGGTTCCAGATTACGTGCTCAGAGCAAACGCGTCCGTCACCAGTAACTGTCTTCAGAATGAGAAGACACAGAAGTCTTCAGAAGATTGTTCGTCTTTTTATTCATCTAAAGGACTAGACTTTGATGATTTCGGACGTCCCAATGCTACTTCTGAAAAGGCTTCTTCAGGGATAAGCCGCAGGACTGTGATTATATTAGTAGCAGTTGGCGGAGGGATTGGTTTTATTCTGATATTCATTCTCTCCCCTATTCTTGTGGCTCTATGGATACGTCGAAGGGGGAACAATGATAGGCCTACTAAACCTGTAAATGAAGCTTCTCAGCCACCTAAAGGAGTATCACAGACGATTGATCTGTCGCGTCTTGGGAACGCGTTTGCGTTTGAGCAGCTTCTCCAAGCTACAGAGGAGTTCAGTGAGGCCAATCTGATCAAACATGGCCATTCCGGGAGTTTGTTCCGTGGGTTCTTGGATAACGGAACACAAATTGTTATTAAAAAGATCAATATGAAGGGAGGAAAAAACGAAGGGTATGTATCAGAGCTTGAGGTGTTGAGTAAAGCTGGACATCATCAGAGGCTGGTTCCTTTTCTTGGACACTGCTTGGAGAATGAGAGCCAGAAAGTTCTGGTGTACAAGTATATGAGGAACGGAGATTTGGGTAGCGCTTTGTTTAGGAAGTCGGATAACGAAGGTGGTGATGGGTTGAAGTCTTTGGATTGGATAACGAGGTTGAAGATCGCTCTTGGTGCAGCCGAGGGATTAGCTTATTTGCATCACGAGTGTTCGCCACCTCTAGTTCATAG GGATATGCAAGCAAGTAGCATACTTCTTGATGATAAATTTGAGGTACGTCTTGGAAGCCTAAGCGAAGTATATGCTCAAGGTGATGTTTATCAAAGCAGGATCTCTCGTTTACTTCGGTTACCACA ATCGACTGAAGCATCCTCTTCAG GTGCAGCAAATGCAACATGCTCCTATGACGTCTACTGCTTTGGCAAAGTGTTACTTGAGCTAGTCACGGGGAAGCTCGGGATCAGCTCGCCAGACAACGCAGAAGCAAAAGCATACATGGAAGAAGCTTTGCGATACATAAGCACAAACGAGAAGGAGCTAGTGACCAAGATCTTAGACTCGTCGTTAATGGTGGACGAGGACCTTCTAGAAGAAGTATGGGCGATGGCTATCATAGCAAAGTCATGCCTAAACCCGAAACCAACAAGACGGCCGTTGATGAGACACATTGTGAACGCTCTTGAGAATCCGTTGAAAGTAGTAAGAGAGGATAACAGCTCTGGCTCAGGAGGGTCTTCGCGGTTGAGAATAAACTCGTCTAGGGGGTCGTGGAACGCTGCTGTATTTGGGAGCTGGAGGCAGAGCGCGTCGGACGTTCAAGCTGGAGGAACAACAAGTGGTGGTGGTGGTGGTGGTGGTAATGGAAACTCGGGGTCGCAAGGGAGTAGTGGAAGGAATAATAACAATGGGAACTCGTCGTCCAGAAGACGGCAGTCTAGTGAGATTGTGCCTGAACCTGCTGGTTACGGTGGAGCAGTATAA